From the genome of Oncorhynchus clarkii lewisi isolate Uvic-CL-2024 chromosome 11, UVic_Ocla_1.0, whole genome shotgun sequence, one region includes:
- the LOC139420286 gene encoding MAP7 domain-containing protein 2-like isoform X4 has translation MAQPSPCASPGVRRRSDGSVRECLFFPVLERNEQERLEALVRRRERGGERERPMGEDSRDSMENRPKRWTWGGPPGGGEVCDFLTPPSSDQPITKRLSNSSASLHSPDRVCGVSPRLASPSPQRPAYKGSPSRKTSNGPPEDKTPKTPTTERGPAPCLTDSSMRRLESPTTPTRSSSPRAQSKGLGTPKRVRSTKSRAQSPCSPGQYPPSPLRQRTPITEGNQEARGHGNLERKSSKLDTPEKKTSKSSSRDLAAESPGTPTSRNVAGTMDAEEASRLLAERRRLARIQKEQEDKLRQEEERLRAEEEQRREQEALERQAREAQQAEEERERWEEERKTREDEERRTKERRWKDMQDQLDREREEACLRAHRETDRKRQERELLQVQEEQERLQRKKRIEEIMKRTRKSETDSLCPGVCEVNGGQAGHVRELDQDESPIITLGPLESKSCGGDELSDGVQSMDVSPVSRDELGSVQEFSSISDGLNSMSNTQTLEHLLDLTAQPETSLYPMLQAGSAAALGDLNKNLLIQDYNPSSFTSSSPSSAQLLHSLSSGKLDI, from the exons ATGGCGCAGCCGTCTCCATGTGCATCACCGGGTGTTCGTCGCCGTAGCGACGGCTCTGTGAGAGAGTGTCTATTTTTCCCCGTTTTGGAACGTAACGAACAGGAGAGACTGGAGGCCTTGGTGAGAagacgggagagagggggagagagggagagaccgatgGGGGAGGACAGCAGAGACTCTATGGAGAACAGGCCTAAACGCTGGACCTGGGGAGGACCGcctggagggggagagg TGTGTGACTTCCTGACACCGCCCTCCTCGGACCAGCCAATCACCAAACGGCTCTCCAACTCTTCAGCCTCCCTGCACTCACcagatagag tgtgtggtgtgtccCCTCGTTTAGCGTCCCCAAGCCCCCAGCGGCCGGCCTACAAAGGTTCCCCCTCCAGGAAGACCAGTAATGGGCCCCCGGAGGACAAGACCCCCAAAACACCCACA ACAGAGAGAGGCCCCGCCCCCTGTCTGACTGACTCTTCAATGAGACGCCTTGAATCTCCAACCACTCCGACCCGAAGCTCCTCCCCCAGAGCCCAGAGCAAAGGACTGGGCACGCCCAAAAG GGTGAGGTCAACTAAGAGTCGCGCCCAGTccccctgctctccaggacagtatcctccctcccccctccgcCAGCGAACCCCGATAACTGAGGGCAACCAGGAGGCCAGGGGTCatggaaacctagagaggaagtcCTCTAAGCTGGACACACCAGAGAAGAAGACCTCCAAGTCCTCCAGCAGAGACCTTGCGGcag AGTCTCCAGGTACGCCCACAAGCAGGAACGTTGCCGGGACAATGGATGCGGAGGAGGCTTCTAGACTGTTGGCTGAGAGGCGTCGTCTGGCCAGAATACAGAAAGAACAGGAGGACAAACTacgacaggaggaggagag gctgagagcggaggaggagcagaggagagagcaggaggcaCTGGAGCGGCAGGCAAGAGAGGCACAAcaagcagaggaggagagagagagatgggaggaggagaggaagaccagagaggacgaggagagaagGACAAAGGAGAGACGTTGGAAAGACATGCAGGATCAGCTGGACCGAGAG aGAGAGGAGGCGTGTCTGCGTGCTCACAGGGAGACAGATAggaagaggcaggagagagaactGTTGCAGGtacaggaggagcaggagagactGCAGAGGAAGAAG cgGATTGAGGAGATCATGAAGAGGACACGTAAGAGTGAGACGGACTCCTTATGCCCAG gtgtgtGTGAGGTGAACGGGGGCCAGGCAGGACATGTCAGGGAGTTGGATCAGGACGAGTCCCCCATCATCACGCTGGGACCCCTGGAGAGTAAGAGCTGTGGAGGGGACGAGCTGTCTGACGGGGTGCAGTCTATGGACGTCAG TCCAGTGTCCAGGGATGAGTTGGGTAGCGTTCAAGAGTTCTCTTCCATCAGCGATGGGTTAAACAGCATGAGTAACACCCAAACCCTTGAGCACCTCCTGGATCTCACCGCCCAGCCAGAAACGTCCCTTTACCCCATGCTGCAGGCCGGCAGTGCTGCAGCCCTGGGAGACCTCAACAAGAACCTGCTGATACAGGATtataacccctcctccttcactagcTCCTCCCCAAGCTCCGCCCAACTTCTCCACAGCCTCAGCTCTGGCAAACTGGACATCTAG
- the LOC139420286 gene encoding MAP7 domain-containing protein 2-like isoform X3 has product MEEQKKREERRQQQEEEEKERLEALVRRRERGGERERPMGEDSRDSMENRPKRWTWGGPPGGGEGHSKTPPSHAIGSALPHHPASAASPNQSRNVCDFLTPPSSDQPITKRLSNSSASLHSPDRVCGVSPRLASPSPQRPAYKGSPSRKTSNGPPEDKTPKTPTTERGPAPCLTDSSMRRLESPTTPTRSSSPRAQSKGLGTPKRVRSTKSRAQSPCSPGQYPPSPLRQRTPITEGNQEARGHGNLERKSSKLDTPEKKTSKSSSRDLAAESPGTPTSRNVAGTMDAEEASRLLAERRRLARIQKEQEDKLRQEEERLRAEEEQRREQEALERQAREAQQAEEERERWEEERKTREDEERRTKERRWKDMQDQLDREREEACLRAHRETDRKRQERELLQVQEEQERLQRKKRIEEIMKRTRKSETDSLCPGVCEVNGGQAGHVRELDQDESPIITLGPLESKSCGGDELSDGVQSMDVSPVSRDELGSVQEFSSISDGLNSMSNTQTLEHLLDLTAQPETSLYPMLQAGSAAALGDLNKNLLIQDYNPSSFTSSSPSSAQLLHSLSSGKLDI; this is encoded by the exons atggaggagcagaaaaaaagagaggagaggagacaacagcaggaagaggaggagaag GAGAGACTGGAGGCCTTGGTGAGAagacgggagagagggggagagagggagagaccgatgGGGGAGGACAGCAGAGACTCTATGGAGAACAGGCCTAAACGCTGGACCTGGGGAGGACCGcctggagggggagagg GTCACTCTAAGACCCCGCCCTCTCATGCTATTGGCTCAGCTCTGCCTCATCATCCCGCCTCCGCTGCCAGCCCCAACCAATCCAGGAACG TGTGTGACTTCCTGACACCGCCCTCCTCGGACCAGCCAATCACCAAACGGCTCTCCAACTCTTCAGCCTCCCTGCACTCACcagatagag tgtgtggtgtgtccCCTCGTTTAGCGTCCCCAAGCCCCCAGCGGCCGGCCTACAAAGGTTCCCCCTCCAGGAAGACCAGTAATGGGCCCCCGGAGGACAAGACCCCCAAAACACCCACA ACAGAGAGAGGCCCCGCCCCCTGTCTGACTGACTCTTCAATGAGACGCCTTGAATCTCCAACCACTCCGACCCGAAGCTCCTCCCCCAGAGCCCAGAGCAAAGGACTGGGCACGCCCAAAAG GGTGAGGTCAACTAAGAGTCGCGCCCAGTccccctgctctccaggacagtatcctccctcccccctccgcCAGCGAACCCCGATAACTGAGGGCAACCAGGAGGCCAGGGGTCatggaaacctagagaggaagtcCTCTAAGCTGGACACACCAGAGAAGAAGACCTCCAAGTCCTCCAGCAGAGACCTTGCGGcag AGTCTCCAGGTACGCCCACAAGCAGGAACGTTGCCGGGACAATGGATGCGGAGGAGGCTTCTAGACTGTTGGCTGAGAGGCGTCGTCTGGCCAGAATACAGAAAGAACAGGAGGACAAACTacgacaggaggaggagag gctgagagcggaggaggagcagaggagagagcaggaggcaCTGGAGCGGCAGGCAAGAGAGGCACAAcaagcagaggaggagagagagagatgggaggaggagaggaagaccagagaggacgaggagagaagGACAAAGGAGAGACGTTGGAAAGACATGCAGGATCAGCTGGACCGAGAG aGAGAGGAGGCGTGTCTGCGTGCTCACAGGGAGACAGATAggaagaggcaggagagagaactGTTGCAGGtacaggaggagcaggagagactGCAGAGGAAGAAG cgGATTGAGGAGATCATGAAGAGGACACGTAAGAGTGAGACGGACTCCTTATGCCCAG gtgtgtGTGAGGTGAACGGGGGCCAGGCAGGACATGTCAGGGAGTTGGATCAGGACGAGTCCCCCATCATCACGCTGGGACCCCTGGAGAGTAAGAGCTGTGGAGGGGACGAGCTGTCTGACGGGGTGCAGTCTATGGACGTCAG TCCAGTGTCCAGGGATGAGTTGGGTAGCGTTCAAGAGTTCTCTTCCATCAGCGATGGGTTAAACAGCATGAGTAACACCCAAACCCTTGAGCACCTCCTGGATCTCACCGCCCAGCCAGAAACGTCCCTTTACCCCATGCTGCAGGCCGGCAGTGCTGCAGCCCTGGGAGACCTCAACAAGAACCTGCTGATACAGGATtataacccctcctccttcactagcTCCTCCCCAAGCTCCGCCCAACTTCTCCACAGCCTCAGCTCTGGCAAACTGGACATCTAG
- the LOC139420286 gene encoding MAP7 domain-containing protein 2-like isoform X2 translates to MAQPSPCASPGVRRRSDGSVRECLFFPVLERNEQERLEALVRRRERGGERERPMGEDSRDSMENRPKRWTWGGPPGGGEGHSKTPPSHAIGSALPHHPASAASPNQSRNVCDFLTPPSSDQPITKRLSNSSASLHSPDRASPSPQRPAYKGSPSRKTSNGPPEDKTPKTPTTERGPAPCLTDSSMRRLESPTTPTRSSSPRAQSKGLGTPKRVRSTKSRAQSPCSPGQYPPSPLRQRTPITEGNQEARGHGNLERKSSKLDTPEKKTSKSSSRDLAAESPGTPTSRNVAGTMDAEEASRLLAERRRLARIQKEQEDKLRQEEERLRAEEEQRREQEALERQAREAQQAEEERERWEEERKTREDEERRTKERRWKDMQDQLDREREEACLRAHRETDRKRQERELLQVQEEQERLQRKKRIEEIMKRTRKSETDSLCPGVCEVNGGQAGHVRELDQDESPIITLGPLESKSCGGDELSDGVQSMDVSPVSRDELGSVQEFSSISDGLNSMSNTQTLEHLLDLTAQPETSLYPMLQAGSAAALGDLNKNLLIQDYNPSSFTSSSPSSAQLLHSLSSGKLDI, encoded by the exons ATGGCGCAGCCGTCTCCATGTGCATCACCGGGTGTTCGTCGCCGTAGCGACGGCTCTGTGAGAGAGTGTCTATTTTTCCCCGTTTTGGAACGTAACGAACAGGAGAGACTGGAGGCCTTGGTGAGAagacgggagagagggggagagagggagagaccgatgGGGGAGGACAGCAGAGACTCTATGGAGAACAGGCCTAAACGCTGGACCTGGGGAGGACCGcctggagggggagagg GTCACTCTAAGACCCCGCCCTCTCATGCTATTGGCTCAGCTCTGCCTCATCATCCCGCCTCCGCTGCCAGCCCCAACCAATCCAGGAACG TGTGTGACTTCCTGACACCGCCCTCCTCGGACCAGCCAATCACCAAACGGCTCTCCAACTCTTCAGCCTCCCTGCACTCACcagatagag CGTCCCCAAGCCCCCAGCGGCCGGCCTACAAAGGTTCCCCCTCCAGGAAGACCAGTAATGGGCCCCCGGAGGACAAGACCCCCAAAACACCCACA ACAGAGAGAGGCCCCGCCCCCTGTCTGACTGACTCTTCAATGAGACGCCTTGAATCTCCAACCACTCCGACCCGAAGCTCCTCCCCCAGAGCCCAGAGCAAAGGACTGGGCACGCCCAAAAG GGTGAGGTCAACTAAGAGTCGCGCCCAGTccccctgctctccaggacagtatcctccctcccccctccgcCAGCGAACCCCGATAACTGAGGGCAACCAGGAGGCCAGGGGTCatggaaacctagagaggaagtcCTCTAAGCTGGACACACCAGAGAAGAAGACCTCCAAGTCCTCCAGCAGAGACCTTGCGGcag AGTCTCCAGGTACGCCCACAAGCAGGAACGTTGCCGGGACAATGGATGCGGAGGAGGCTTCTAGACTGTTGGCTGAGAGGCGTCGTCTGGCCAGAATACAGAAAGAACAGGAGGACAAACTacgacaggaggaggagag gctgagagcggaggaggagcagaggagagagcaggaggcaCTGGAGCGGCAGGCAAGAGAGGCACAAcaagcagaggaggagagagagagatgggaggaggagaggaagaccagagaggacgaggagagaagGACAAAGGAGAGACGTTGGAAAGACATGCAGGATCAGCTGGACCGAGAG aGAGAGGAGGCGTGTCTGCGTGCTCACAGGGAGACAGATAggaagaggcaggagagagaactGTTGCAGGtacaggaggagcaggagagactGCAGAGGAAGAAG cgGATTGAGGAGATCATGAAGAGGACACGTAAGAGTGAGACGGACTCCTTATGCCCAG gtgtgtGTGAGGTGAACGGGGGCCAGGCAGGACATGTCAGGGAGTTGGATCAGGACGAGTCCCCCATCATCACGCTGGGACCCCTGGAGAGTAAGAGCTGTGGAGGGGACGAGCTGTCTGACGGGGTGCAGTCTATGGACGTCAG TCCAGTGTCCAGGGATGAGTTGGGTAGCGTTCAAGAGTTCTCTTCCATCAGCGATGGGTTAAACAGCATGAGTAACACCCAAACCCTTGAGCACCTCCTGGATCTCACCGCCCAGCCAGAAACGTCCCTTTACCCCATGCTGCAGGCCGGCAGTGCTGCAGCCCTGGGAGACCTCAACAAGAACCTGCTGATACAGGATtataacccctcctccttcactagcTCCTCCCCAAGCTCCGCCCAACTTCTCCACAGCCTCAGCTCTGGCAAACTGGACATCTAG
- the LOC139420286 gene encoding MAP7 domain-containing protein 2-like isoform X5 has product MAQPSPCASPGVRRRSDGSVRECLFFPVLERNEQERLEALVRRRERGGERERPMGEDSRDSMENRPKRWTWGGPPGGGEVCDFLTPPSSDQPITKRLSNSSASLHSPDRASPSPQRPAYKGSPSRKTSNGPPEDKTPKTPTTERGPAPCLTDSSMRRLESPTTPTRSSSPRAQSKGLGTPKRVRSTKSRAQSPCSPGQYPPSPLRQRTPITEGNQEARGHGNLERKSSKLDTPEKKTSKSSSRDLAAESPGTPTSRNVAGTMDAEEASRLLAERRRLARIQKEQEDKLRQEEERLRAEEEQRREQEALERQAREAQQAEEERERWEEERKTREDEERRTKERRWKDMQDQLDREREEACLRAHRETDRKRQERELLQVQEEQERLQRKKRIEEIMKRTRKSETDSLCPGVCEVNGGQAGHVRELDQDESPIITLGPLESKSCGGDELSDGVQSMDVSPVSRDELGSVQEFSSISDGLNSMSNTQTLEHLLDLTAQPETSLYPMLQAGSAAALGDLNKNLLIQDYNPSSFTSSSPSSAQLLHSLSSGKLDI; this is encoded by the exons ATGGCGCAGCCGTCTCCATGTGCATCACCGGGTGTTCGTCGCCGTAGCGACGGCTCTGTGAGAGAGTGTCTATTTTTCCCCGTTTTGGAACGTAACGAACAGGAGAGACTGGAGGCCTTGGTGAGAagacgggagagagggggagagagggagagaccgatgGGGGAGGACAGCAGAGACTCTATGGAGAACAGGCCTAAACGCTGGACCTGGGGAGGACCGcctggagggggagagg TGTGTGACTTCCTGACACCGCCCTCCTCGGACCAGCCAATCACCAAACGGCTCTCCAACTCTTCAGCCTCCCTGCACTCACcagatagag CGTCCCCAAGCCCCCAGCGGCCGGCCTACAAAGGTTCCCCCTCCAGGAAGACCAGTAATGGGCCCCCGGAGGACAAGACCCCCAAAACACCCACA ACAGAGAGAGGCCCCGCCCCCTGTCTGACTGACTCTTCAATGAGACGCCTTGAATCTCCAACCACTCCGACCCGAAGCTCCTCCCCCAGAGCCCAGAGCAAAGGACTGGGCACGCCCAAAAG GGTGAGGTCAACTAAGAGTCGCGCCCAGTccccctgctctccaggacagtatcctccctcccccctccgcCAGCGAACCCCGATAACTGAGGGCAACCAGGAGGCCAGGGGTCatggaaacctagagaggaagtcCTCTAAGCTGGACACACCAGAGAAGAAGACCTCCAAGTCCTCCAGCAGAGACCTTGCGGcag AGTCTCCAGGTACGCCCACAAGCAGGAACGTTGCCGGGACAATGGATGCGGAGGAGGCTTCTAGACTGTTGGCTGAGAGGCGTCGTCTGGCCAGAATACAGAAAGAACAGGAGGACAAACTacgacaggaggaggagag gctgagagcggaggaggagcagaggagagagcaggaggcaCTGGAGCGGCAGGCAAGAGAGGCACAAcaagcagaggaggagagagagagatgggaggaggagaggaagaccagagaggacgaggagagaagGACAAAGGAGAGACGTTGGAAAGACATGCAGGATCAGCTGGACCGAGAG aGAGAGGAGGCGTGTCTGCGTGCTCACAGGGAGACAGATAggaagaggcaggagagagaactGTTGCAGGtacaggaggagcaggagagactGCAGAGGAAGAAG cgGATTGAGGAGATCATGAAGAGGACACGTAAGAGTGAGACGGACTCCTTATGCCCAG gtgtgtGTGAGGTGAACGGGGGCCAGGCAGGACATGTCAGGGAGTTGGATCAGGACGAGTCCCCCATCATCACGCTGGGACCCCTGGAGAGTAAGAGCTGTGGAGGGGACGAGCTGTCTGACGGGGTGCAGTCTATGGACGTCAG TCCAGTGTCCAGGGATGAGTTGGGTAGCGTTCAAGAGTTCTCTTCCATCAGCGATGGGTTAAACAGCATGAGTAACACCCAAACCCTTGAGCACCTCCTGGATCTCACCGCCCAGCCAGAAACGTCCCTTTACCCCATGCTGCAGGCCGGCAGTGCTGCAGCCCTGGGAGACCTCAACAAGAACCTGCTGATACAGGATtataacccctcctccttcactagcTCCTCCCCAAGCTCCGCCCAACTTCTCCACAGCCTCAGCTCTGGCAAACTGGACATCTAG
- the LOC139420286 gene encoding MAP7 domain-containing protein 2-like isoform X6 produces MAQPSPCASPGVRRRSDGSVRECLFFPVLERNEQERLEALVRRRERGGERERPMGEDSRDSMENRPKRWTWGGPPGGGEGHSKTPPSHAIGSALPHHPASAASPNQSRNVCDFLTPPSSDQPITKRLSNSSASLHSPDRVCGVSPRLASPSPQRPAYKGSPSRKTSNGPPEDKTPKTPTTERGPAPCLTDSSMRRLESPTTPTRSSSPRAQSKGLGTPKRVRSTKSRAQSPCSPGQYPPSPLRQRTPITEGNQEARGHGNLERKSSKLDTPEKKTSKSSSRDLAAESPGTPTSRNVAGTMDAEEASRLLAERRRLARIQKEQEDKLRQEEERLRAEEEQRREQEALERQAREAQQAEEERERWEEERKTREDEERRTKERRWKDMQDQLDREREEACLRAHRETDRKRQERELLQVQEEQERLQRKKRIEEIMKRTRKSETDSLCPGVCEVNGGQAGHVRELDQDESPIITLGPLESKSCGGDELSDGVQSMDVSVQG; encoded by the exons ATGGCGCAGCCGTCTCCATGTGCATCACCGGGTGTTCGTCGCCGTAGCGACGGCTCTGTGAGAGAGTGTCTATTTTTCCCCGTTTTGGAACGTAACGAACAGGAGAGACTGGAGGCCTTGGTGAGAagacgggagagagggggagagagggagagaccgatgGGGGAGGACAGCAGAGACTCTATGGAGAACAGGCCTAAACGCTGGACCTGGGGAGGACCGcctggagggggagagg GTCACTCTAAGACCCCGCCCTCTCATGCTATTGGCTCAGCTCTGCCTCATCATCCCGCCTCCGCTGCCAGCCCCAACCAATCCAGGAACG TGTGTGACTTCCTGACACCGCCCTCCTCGGACCAGCCAATCACCAAACGGCTCTCCAACTCTTCAGCCTCCCTGCACTCACcagatagag tgtgtggtgtgtccCCTCGTTTAGCGTCCCCAAGCCCCCAGCGGCCGGCCTACAAAGGTTCCCCCTCCAGGAAGACCAGTAATGGGCCCCCGGAGGACAAGACCCCCAAAACACCCACA ACAGAGAGAGGCCCCGCCCCCTGTCTGACTGACTCTTCAATGAGACGCCTTGAATCTCCAACCACTCCGACCCGAAGCTCCTCCCCCAGAGCCCAGAGCAAAGGACTGGGCACGCCCAAAAG GGTGAGGTCAACTAAGAGTCGCGCCCAGTccccctgctctccaggacagtatcctccctcccccctccgcCAGCGAACCCCGATAACTGAGGGCAACCAGGAGGCCAGGGGTCatggaaacctagagaggaagtcCTCTAAGCTGGACACACCAGAGAAGAAGACCTCCAAGTCCTCCAGCAGAGACCTTGCGGcag AGTCTCCAGGTACGCCCACAAGCAGGAACGTTGCCGGGACAATGGATGCGGAGGAGGCTTCTAGACTGTTGGCTGAGAGGCGTCGTCTGGCCAGAATACAGAAAGAACAGGAGGACAAACTacgacaggaggaggagag gctgagagcggaggaggagcagaggagagagcaggaggcaCTGGAGCGGCAGGCAAGAGAGGCACAAcaagcagaggaggagagagagagatgggaggaggagaggaagaccagagaggacgaggagagaagGACAAAGGAGAGACGTTGGAAAGACATGCAGGATCAGCTGGACCGAGAG aGAGAGGAGGCGTGTCTGCGTGCTCACAGGGAGACAGATAggaagaggcaggagagagaactGTTGCAGGtacaggaggagcaggagagactGCAGAGGAAGAAG cgGATTGAGGAGATCATGAAGAGGACACGTAAGAGTGAGACGGACTCCTTATGCCCAG gtgtgtGTGAGGTGAACGGGGGCCAGGCAGGACATGTCAGGGAGTTGGATCAGGACGAGTCCCCCATCATCACGCTGGGACCCCTGGAGAGTAAGAGCTGTGGAGGGGACGAGCTGTCTGACGGGGTGCAGTCTATGGACGTCAG TGTCCAGGGATGA
- the LOC139420286 gene encoding MAP7 domain-containing protein 2-like isoform X1 → MAQPSPCASPGVRRRSDGSVRECLFFPVLERNEQERLEALVRRRERGGERERPMGEDSRDSMENRPKRWTWGGPPGGGEGHSKTPPSHAIGSALPHHPASAASPNQSRNVCDFLTPPSSDQPITKRLSNSSASLHSPDRVCGVSPRLASPSPQRPAYKGSPSRKTSNGPPEDKTPKTPTTERGPAPCLTDSSMRRLESPTTPTRSSSPRAQSKGLGTPKRVRSTKSRAQSPCSPGQYPPSPLRQRTPITEGNQEARGHGNLERKSSKLDTPEKKTSKSSSRDLAAESPGTPTSRNVAGTMDAEEASRLLAERRRLARIQKEQEDKLRQEEERLRAEEEQRREQEALERQAREAQQAEEERERWEEERKTREDEERRTKERRWKDMQDQLDREREEACLRAHRETDRKRQERELLQVQEEQERLQRKKRIEEIMKRTRKSETDSLCPGVCEVNGGQAGHVRELDQDESPIITLGPLESKSCGGDELSDGVQSMDVSPVSRDELGSVQEFSSISDGLNSMSNTQTLEHLLDLTAQPETSLYPMLQAGSAAALGDLNKNLLIQDYNPSSFTSSSPSSAQLLHSLSSGKLDI, encoded by the exons ATGGCGCAGCCGTCTCCATGTGCATCACCGGGTGTTCGTCGCCGTAGCGACGGCTCTGTGAGAGAGTGTCTATTTTTCCCCGTTTTGGAACGTAACGAACAGGAGAGACTGGAGGCCTTGGTGAGAagacgggagagagggggagagagggagagaccgatgGGGGAGGACAGCAGAGACTCTATGGAGAACAGGCCTAAACGCTGGACCTGGGGAGGACCGcctggagggggagagg GTCACTCTAAGACCCCGCCCTCTCATGCTATTGGCTCAGCTCTGCCTCATCATCCCGCCTCCGCTGCCAGCCCCAACCAATCCAGGAACG TGTGTGACTTCCTGACACCGCCCTCCTCGGACCAGCCAATCACCAAACGGCTCTCCAACTCTTCAGCCTCCCTGCACTCACcagatagag tgtgtggtgtgtccCCTCGTTTAGCGTCCCCAAGCCCCCAGCGGCCGGCCTACAAAGGTTCCCCCTCCAGGAAGACCAGTAATGGGCCCCCGGAGGACAAGACCCCCAAAACACCCACA ACAGAGAGAGGCCCCGCCCCCTGTCTGACTGACTCTTCAATGAGACGCCTTGAATCTCCAACCACTCCGACCCGAAGCTCCTCCCCCAGAGCCCAGAGCAAAGGACTGGGCACGCCCAAAAG GGTGAGGTCAACTAAGAGTCGCGCCCAGTccccctgctctccaggacagtatcctccctcccccctccgcCAGCGAACCCCGATAACTGAGGGCAACCAGGAGGCCAGGGGTCatggaaacctagagaggaagtcCTCTAAGCTGGACACACCAGAGAAGAAGACCTCCAAGTCCTCCAGCAGAGACCTTGCGGcag AGTCTCCAGGTACGCCCACAAGCAGGAACGTTGCCGGGACAATGGATGCGGAGGAGGCTTCTAGACTGTTGGCTGAGAGGCGTCGTCTGGCCAGAATACAGAAAGAACAGGAGGACAAACTacgacaggaggaggagag gctgagagcggaggaggagcagaggagagagcaggaggcaCTGGAGCGGCAGGCAAGAGAGGCACAAcaagcagaggaggagagagagagatgggaggaggagaggaagaccagagaggacgaggagagaagGACAAAGGAGAGACGTTGGAAAGACATGCAGGATCAGCTGGACCGAGAG aGAGAGGAGGCGTGTCTGCGTGCTCACAGGGAGACAGATAggaagaggcaggagagagaactGTTGCAGGtacaggaggagcaggagagactGCAGAGGAAGAAG cgGATTGAGGAGATCATGAAGAGGACACGTAAGAGTGAGACGGACTCCTTATGCCCAG gtgtgtGTGAGGTGAACGGGGGCCAGGCAGGACATGTCAGGGAGTTGGATCAGGACGAGTCCCCCATCATCACGCTGGGACCCCTGGAGAGTAAGAGCTGTGGAGGGGACGAGCTGTCTGACGGGGTGCAGTCTATGGACGTCAG TCCAGTGTCCAGGGATGAGTTGGGTAGCGTTCAAGAGTTCTCTTCCATCAGCGATGGGTTAAACAGCATGAGTAACACCCAAACCCTTGAGCACCTCCTGGATCTCACCGCCCAGCCAGAAACGTCCCTTTACCCCATGCTGCAGGCCGGCAGTGCTGCAGCCCTGGGAGACCTCAACAAGAACCTGCTGATACAGGATtataacccctcctccttcactagcTCCTCCCCAAGCTCCGCCCAACTTCTCCACAGCCTCAGCTCTGGCAAACTGGACATCTAG